In Paenibacillus protaetiae, the genomic stretch CGTAAACGTCTTGGTCAGCGAAAATAACATATGCGGCAGCTCGGAGCGGTAAGGCTCCCACCAGCCTTCGCTTACTACATACCCGTTTCGGACGATCATAAAGCTGTGAAGCTCCAGACTCTGCTCTTGAACCGATTGCAAAAATGCAGTAATGGCAGCCGATGCTAGCCCTTGTTCCTCCGGTGTGCTGCGCGGAAATTTATCCATCGTAAATTCCTCCCTATACCGGTTTACATGATGGTTTCTCCTGCTGCTTGACATGGCGAATCTGCTGGATTAGCGGGCCGAATGCCGGCTTACAGCGTGGAAATGCCCTTCTCGCTGCCTACGATTACACGGCTGGCCATCCGGATAAACAAACCGTTGTCAACTACGCCCGGAATAGCGTTCAGCTCATCATGCAAGCCCGCAGGATCGCTGATCGAGCCAAACGAGCAGTCTGCCGTATAGTTGCCGTTGTCCGTCTTGAATAAAGAACCGTCTTCCGTAAGACGGAGTTTCGGTTCACAGCCCAGCTTCGCCAGTTTTTTGAGTGTCAGCTCCACGGCAAAAGGCACCACTTCTACAGGCAGCGGGAATTTGCCAAGACGGTCAACCACCTTAGACTCGTCCACAATAATAATAAGCTGCCTGCTGCTTGCCGCTACGATTTTTTCCCGCAGCAATGCACCGCCGCCGCCTTTGATCAGGTTCATCTGGCTGTCCGTTTCATCCGCCCCGTCAATCGTTATGTCAAT encodes the following:
- the rpiA gene encoding ribose-5-phosphate isomerase RpiA translates to MNLKKLAADKAVELIENGMTVGLGTGSTAYWAIHGIADRMKEGLSIRAVATSEASDKLARELGIPIVPFHEVDVIDITIDGADETDSQMNLIKGGGGALLREKIVAASSRQLIIIVDESKVVDRLGKFPLPVEVVPFAVELTLKKLAKLGCEPKLRLTEDGSLFKTDNGNYTADCSFGSISDPAGLHDELNAIPGVVDNGLFIRMASRVIVGSEKGISTL